A single genomic interval of Alteromonas sp. BL110 harbors:
- a CDS encoding acyl-CoA dehydrogenase family protein: MNFEYNEKTQALLEKLKAFMKEEVYPIEKEYIHAVENGSANNGEGRWKTPQMMQTLKQRAKEAGLWNLFLPEEYKPYGAGLTNAEYAPLCEEMGRVLFSAEIFNCSAPDTGNMEVLAKYGNEEHKKQWLEPLLNGEIRSAFAMTEPAVASSDATNIETSITRDGDEYVINGRKWYTSGAMNENCKIMVVMGKTDFDAPRHQQQSQILVPMDTKGVTIVRPMAAMGYYDEPVGHAEVLFEDVRVPAENLLLGEGRGFEIAQGRLGPGRIHHCMRLIGCAQRALDMACERVEQRVAFGKPLSKQQSIRENIAQMHCDIEQARLLTLKAADKMDRYGNKVSRDIIAAIKIVAPTMACKVIDQAIQMHGAAGTSQDFVLSAMYAYARTIKLADGPDEVHMMQLGRNLIAEKNA, encoded by the coding sequence ATGAACTTTGAGTATAATGAGAAGACCCAAGCGCTTTTAGAAAAGCTAAAAGCGTTTATGAAAGAAGAAGTGTATCCAATTGAAAAAGAGTACATTCATGCCGTAGAAAATGGCTCAGCCAATAATGGTGAAGGTCGTTGGAAAACGCCGCAAATGATGCAGACGTTAAAGCAACGTGCCAAAGAAGCGGGTCTTTGGAATTTGTTCTTACCTGAAGAGTATAAGCCTTATGGTGCAGGTCTAACTAATGCTGAGTACGCGCCGCTCTGCGAAGAAATGGGGCGTGTGTTGTTTAGTGCGGAGATTTTTAACTGTAGTGCCCCGGATACAGGCAACATGGAAGTGTTAGCCAAATACGGTAACGAAGAGCATAAAAAGCAGTGGTTAGAGCCGCTTTTAAACGGAGAAATACGCTCCGCTTTCGCGATGACTGAGCCTGCAGTGGCATCGAGTGACGCGACAAACATCGAAACGTCTATTACACGCGATGGTGACGAGTATGTAATAAATGGTCGTAAATGGTATACCAGCGGCGCAATGAACGAAAACTGCAAGATAATGGTGGTAATGGGCAAAACTGATTTTGATGCTCCTCGTCACCAACAGCAGTCTCAAATTTTAGTGCCAATGGATACAAAAGGCGTAACTATAGTGCGGCCTATGGCAGCGATGGGCTACTACGATGAGCCAGTAGGTCACGCTGAAGTTTTGTTTGAAGATGTCCGCGTACCGGCCGAGAACTTATTGCTAGGAGAAGGTCGCGGTTTTGAAATTGCCCAAGGTCGTTTAGGGCCCGGTCGTATTCACCACTGCATGCGCCTTATTGGCTGTGCACAGCGTGCTTTGGACATGGCATGTGAACGTGTTGAACAGCGTGTTGCCTTTGGTAAGCCTTTATCAAAGCAGCAGTCGATAAGAGAAAATATTGCTCAAATGCACTGCGATATTGAACAGGCACGTTTGCTGACATTAAAAGCGGCAGACAAAATGGATCGCTACGGTAACAAGGTGTCTAGAGACATAATTGCAGCTATCAAAATTGTAGCGCCCACAATGGCATGTAAAGTTATAGACCAAGCCATTCAAATGCATGGTGCTGCCGGAACCAGTCAAGACTTCGTGCTATCTGCGATGTATGCGTATGCGCGCACAATAAAGTTAGCAGATGGCCCAGATGAAGTTCACATGATGCAGCTTGGACGCAATTTAATTGCTGAAAAAAACGCATAA
- a CDS encoding phosphotransferase family protein codes for MPNDKANAPHAIDLTALNEYLSSACPSVGHVESAEKFAGGQSNPTFKLTTDNGVYVLRRQPPGKLLKSAHAVDREFRVINALQGSKVPVPKAYHLCEDTSIIGSMFYIMAFVEGEIYWNSALPEVESSATRGAMYDEMNQVLAALHSVDIEGAGLSDYGKPGSYFERQLSRWTKQYRASELEHIEEIERLIQYLETNLPEDDGQVSLVHGDFRLDNMMFDMSDTDNPQVVAVLDWELSTLGHPYADLAYQCMQLRLPSDIAHAAGLGGLDRKQLGIPTEREYIDAYCERRGIAAINNWTFYLAFSFFRLAAILQGVVKRAHDGNASSEKAMQLGAMVRPLAQIANQTIHHSE; via the coding sequence GTGCCAAACGACAAAGCTAATGCGCCACACGCGATAGACTTAACGGCGCTTAATGAATACTTATCTTCTGCGTGCCCAAGTGTTGGGCACGTTGAAAGCGCTGAAAAATTTGCAGGCGGACAATCGAACCCTACATTTAAGCTAACCACGGATAATGGCGTTTATGTATTACGTCGCCAACCGCCGGGTAAGTTACTGAAATCTGCGCACGCGGTAGACAGAGAGTTCCGCGTTATTAATGCCTTGCAGGGCTCAAAAGTGCCAGTGCCTAAAGCGTACCACTTATGTGAAGATACTAGCATTATTGGCAGCATGTTTTACATAATGGCGTTTGTAGAGGGGGAGATTTATTGGAACAGCGCGTTACCGGAAGTAGAGTCTTCTGCGACACGCGGTGCAATGTACGATGAAATGAATCAAGTTCTTGCTGCGCTTCATAGTGTCGATATTGAAGGTGCTGGCTTAAGCGATTACGGCAAGCCTGGTAGCTACTTCGAGCGTCAATTAAGTAGGTGGACAAAGCAGTATCGAGCATCTGAACTTGAGCATATTGAAGAGATTGAGCGTCTTATTCAGTATCTAGAAACTAATTTGCCTGAGGACGATGGCCAAGTGTCGCTAGTTCACGGTGATTTTCGCTTAGACAACATGATGTTTGATATGTCTGATACTGATAATCCGCAGGTGGTTGCAGTATTAGACTGGGAACTTTCAACCTTGGGTCACCCCTACGCCGATTTGGCTTACCAGTGTATGCAGCTGCGTTTGCCTTCTGACATTGCCCACGCCGCTGGTTTAGGTGGGCTTGATAGAAAACAGTTAGGTATACCTACAGAAAGAGAGTATATCGATGCATACTGCGAGCGCAGAGGTATTGCGGCCATTAATAACTGGACCTTCTATTTGGCATTTAGTTTTTTCCGTTTGGCCGCTATTTTACAAGGTGTAGTGAAGCGCGCTCACGATGGCAATGCGTCAAGTGAAAAGGCTATGCAGCTGGGGGCAATGGTGCGACCGCTTGCTCAAATTGCAAATCAAACCATACACCACAGCGAATAA